The DNA sequence GCACGGCAACGCCATTCCTTTATCGGTCGATCAGCACCGCAGAATCCCCTGCTATTCTCTGAGCAGTTACGAATTCGAAGAGAAACTTTTTCAGATAGAATACAACCCACAGAGTGGTGTCACGGAGGCGGCCGTCATTCAAGAACACCTGATTTCATTGCACAAAAAATTCAAAATTCACCGTTTCGAAATATTGAAATAATCACCTACCCGCTTGAAAATATCAAACAGAATTGAATAATATTTGATATTTTATCATAAATTAGCTCAATTCATAAATAAAACACCAATTGCCTAACCCATGGAAACAGAACACAATTTTATCATCGACTTCGATAGCACCTTTATAAAAGTTGAATCTTTGGACTATATGGCCGAGAAGGCCTTTGCTCGTGAAGATGAATCTGAAGCAGCGCATTTAAGTCAGCAATTCAGGGCCATCACTGATCAGGGAATGAGCGCCGAGATCACCTTTGAAGAATCCATCAACAAACGCCTTAATTTCCTTAAAGGTGACCGCAAATTAGTGGCTGAAACGGTCGAAGAACTTAAAGGACTGGTAACGGAATCCTTTCGCGCCAACCGCAAATTTCTCGAAGACCATGCCGATAAAATATTCATCGTTTCCAATGGCTTTATTGACCTGATTGCCCCAGTGGTGGCAGAGTACGGCATTCCTGAATCCAATATTTACGCCAACCGTTTCATCTACGGCCCTGAGGATCGTATTATTGGGATGAACAAGGAAAATCCTTTGAGTAAAAATCAAGGAAAAGTAAAGGTTACCAAAGCCTTGAGCCTTGAGGGATTTGTTTATGTGATTGGTGACGGATATACGGATTATGAAATTAAAGAAGCGGGCTTGGCGACCAAGTTTTATGCCTTTACGGGGAATGTTAGCCGTGAGAAGGTAACCGCTGTCGCAGATCACATCGCCCCATCGTTGGATGAGGTGCTGTTTGATTTAGGTATTGAAGGCGCTGTTTCCTATCCAAAATCGCGTATTAAAATTTTACTGCTTGAAAACGTTCATAAATCTGCGGAAGAACGCCTGCGTGATGAAGGTTTCGATGTAGAAACCTATGCCGCAGCGATGGATGAGGACATGCTGATTGAGCGCATTAAAGGGGTGTCGATTGTCGGTTTACGATCGAAAACACAACTTACCCGCCGTGTCATTGAAGCGGCAGACCGCCTGGTAGCAGTGGGTGCTTTTTGTATTGGAACCAATCAGATCGATTTGCCTGCCTGTACTGAAAAGGGTATTGCAGTCTTCAACGCACCATATTCAAATACACGCTCGGTAGTGGAGTTGGCTTTGGGGCAGATCATCATGCTGATGAGAAATGTGTTCGACGCTTCGATGAGCATGCACTCTGGAAAATGGAGCAAAACTGCTGAGGGCTGTTTTGAAATCCGTGGAAAAAAACTCGGCATTATTGGTTACGGAAATATTGGTGCACAGCTGAGCATTTTGGCGGAAGCAGCGGGTATGGATGTTTATTATTATGACCTGGAAGAAAAATTGCCTTTGGGTAATGTAACCAAGTGCGAAACGCTTGAAGAGTTGCTGCGCCTTTCTGATGTGGTCAGCCTGCACGTAGATGGGCGTCCAGACAATAAGAATGTCTTCGGCGAAAAGCAATTCAGCATCATGAAAGATGGCGTGGTATTCCTAAACCTGAGCCGTGGCCATGTTGTGGATGTTAATGCCCTGAAAAAGTACATTGACAACGGAAAAATCCTCGGCGCCGCTGTGGATGTATTCCCGACCGAACCACGCAGCAATAAAGACCCCTTCGAGTCGATCCTTATAGGTTGCCGAAACACCATCCTGACTTCGCATATTGGTGGGTCGACATTGGAAGCTCAGCAAAATATTGCCGCTTTCGTTCCTTCAAAACTCATTAATTATATCAATGCTGGAGAGACGCTTAACAGTGTCAACTTCCCAGAAATTAAGCTGTCGAAAATTGATGGCGCCCACCGCCTGATGCATATTCACCGCAATGTGCCAGGAATCTTGGCCAACATCAACCAGGTATTCGCCAAACATAAGTGTAACATCCTGGGGCAAAGCCTTAAAACCAACGAGTCAATCGGTTACCTGATCACGGCGATTGATAAACAATATGATGCGGAAGTCGTAGAGGATTTAAAAAACATCCCCGATACGATCAGCTTCAGAGTTTTATATTAAGCCATGATAAAATAAGCAAAAAATATAGACAAACCCTGCCAGCACACTCATTGCCTGTCAGGGTTTATTTTTTTCTTGAATTCATGACTTTCAATATTGCATCGACTGATACGGGGTTGAAGTAATCACTTAACCCACTCCCCCACTATGAAAAAAGCACTGATCACGGGCATCACGGGCCAAGATGGCGCCTACCTCGCCGAATTATTGCTCGAAAAAGGATATGAAGTTCACGGGATTAAGAGAAGAAGTTCTCTGTTCAATACCAACAGGATCGATCACCTCTATCAGGATTTACACCAAAAAAATGTCCGCCTGAAATTGCATTATGGCGATTTGACAGACTCGATGAACCTCACAAGAATCATTCAGGAAGTTCAGCCCGATGAAATTTATAACCTCGGCGCCATGTCCCATGTGAAGGTCTCCTTCGACACCCCAGAATATACCGCCAATGCAGACGGAACAGGCACCTTGCGAATTCTCGAAGCCATCAGGCTGTTAGGGCTGGAAAAAAAGACCCGTTTCTATCAGGCCTCCACGTCGGAGCTCTACGGAATGGTGCAGGAAATCCCACAACGAGAAACCACGCCCTTTTATCCCCGCTCCCCTTACGCAGTGGCCAAACTGTATGGCTACTGGATTACCGTTAATTATCGCGAGGCGTACGGAATGTATGCTTGCAACGGCATCCTGTTCAATCATGAATCTCCTTTGAGAGGCGAAACCTTCGTTACCCGTAAAATTACTCGCGGAGCCTGCAAAATTGCCCTCGGCTTAGAAGACACCATCTTTTTGGGTAACCTTGACGCCAAACGGGACTGGGGACATGCCAAAGACTACGTTAGGGCAATGTGGCTGATGCTTCAGCAGGATGAAGCCGAAGATTTTGTTGTTGCCACGGGGAAAACCACCACGGTCAGGGAGTTTATTCAAAAGACGTTTGCTGAACTGAAGATCGAAATTGCTTTTGAAGGGGAAGGTATTAACGAGGTTGGAAAAGTAGTCCAATGTAATGGAGAATATCAGCTCGAAAAGGGAGCGACAGTGGTTCAGGTCGATCCAAAATATTTCAGACCCACAGAAGTGGAACTACTGATCGGAGACCCTTCTAAAGCAATTGACAAGCTGGGTTGGACACTTGAGTATGATTTGGATGGCCTTGTCAAGGATATGGTCAGCAACGACCTTGAGGTGTTCAAACGAGATCAGTTCCTCGAAAATGGCGGCCACAAGGTGTACCGACAATATGAGTAACGATTGATACAACACTACGGGGCGGCTTCAAATTTTAGCCACCACTTTATATAGAGTCTCGAAAGGGGCTCTTTTTTTGTGCCGAAAACAGGCATCAGGCGATCCAATTGAAATCAGCAGCTTAGACAGCACCCAAAAGCACATTGAAATTCTGAGCTCCGAGCACCATCCATATCGCTCTCCCCCCATCAACTGCACTCCCATATTATGAAGGTCGTAATATGACCTCAATATGACGAGCGAAAATTACGATACTCCCTCAAAAAGCCTTTTTAAGAAGCTAAAATCAACAATACAAATTAACACACTCTCTGAAAAACAGAAAAATCAGAATTTTATTTCACCGCTATAACCATTCCCAAATTTTCTTTTGAATAAGCCTTAAAAACCCCCAATCAGCAGGTTAAAAACCCAAATACACAAAGTACGACAATTGTCATAAATATTAGAATATTAATATTTTACAATAAAAGCAAAATTATGCTTCTACAGGTGCATATTACCGAATCATCAATAGAACAAGCCTCCCATTCACAGAATATATATACAGTAGGCCATTCATTATCAAATCAACACTAAAAACCCACTGAATTAACATTATCATAAACAACAGGCGATATTTACCGATATTATTAACACGAGCCACATATATCAAACTTTTTTTAAAATATTTTAAAAATTTTTTAGTCTACTTTTGAATCACAAATCGAAATTTTCATTCTTAAACTACGCCAAAACCAAATAAATTTTGGTCTTTATCATTATTGCAAAATATAGGCTGACGGGCTGAATTTTATGATAAAATGAAAAGTTTGCCCTTTATAAATTACTATGTACATTTGTAATGTCATCAGAGAGAAACAAAGCGATGACAGTTGAACATTGAATTTTAAATTGTACGGTCATGAAAGCCATCAAAATTTTAGTAGCATTATTCTTATTAAGCGGGAGTGCTTACGCTACTACTCCACCATCTACTGCCAATGAAGTTGTAGCGGAGGCGAACATGAATTTAATGATCGTGAGCTTTGATCACACCAACAATGAGTTGGTGATTTCTGATCAGCAAAACACGACCGTAGATTACAATACAATGATCGACTTGAACAAAGCAAATGATCTGGCGTACCGCACAAGAATCTACCGTTACTTCGGTGGTTTACTGAAAGCCGAAACAGAAAAATTTGCAACGATCCGTTACAGCAAAAATGGATCAACAACAACGGTTCCTTTCACCCGCCAAAATTTATCTCAACTGGTGGAGAAAGCAATCAACTAAAAGAAGAAAGTAATAAGGTTAAAGGATAAGCATTAGAGGCTCCTGCGAGACATCGCAGGAGTTTTTTTTATGCAAAAAATCCTATTCACACCACGCTAACCCTTTTCCCACACTGTATAATCAGCAGTGCTGGAAAGTCCCATACATGGTAGAAATACATATATCGTCTATATTGCCAACTTCGCAAGTTTCGAGTATGTTTACCTATCAATTTTATGACAATCATAATAAGGTAAATTTTTTTGAAAAATTTTATAACTTAGTTAAAGACCCCAACCTTTTTCTAACCCCTGTTATTGGTGTTAAACCATAGAAAATATCGCAAAATGACCCACTGTCAGAATGTCAATTTTAGACACCATTCTAAGGGTTTGTTAATCTAAAAATCCTACTTACCTTTGATACATCGAAACAGTAAAACAACGTTCTGCGAAGGACTTCAAAAATTTTTTTTATACTTTAAATTTACCGTTATGAGAGCTTTAAAATTATTCATCGTGGCTTGCCTTACAGTAATCGGATCAACTGCAATGGCTCATAACAACAACACTGCATCATCAAGTTCAGTCGTTGTAGCTTTCAACAAATCAAGCAAGACTTTGGAAATTGCCAAGGCTGGTGAGATTAATGAAAATATGAATACGGTAATAGATCTGAATCAGATTGACAACCTGAACTACAAAGCAAAAGTATATCGCTATTTTGGAGGAATCGTTCGCCATAACGCGATGGGTTTCGAAACCATCAAAATCAATGATGGTGCAAATACCAACGAAGTGGTTTTCAACAAAGAAAATTTGGCGGAGATTATCAATAGCTTGATGAAATAGGTAACCGATCATCGGTTTGCACTACAGCCCTGAGAGTGAACAAATTCCCTTGGCTGGACATAAAAAGAAAAGGCTTATCCTCAGTGGTTAAGAAATCAAAATACCACCCGATACAAGTCGGCAAACACGGATCACCTACCTGCAATTCAATTTTGATACGCATTAAAATAAAAGCTCAATCGCTTAATAGATTATAAAAGGCACTGTCAGTTATTGACAGTGCCTTTTTTGCGTCATTGCAGAACAAAGGAATCTCAGGAAGGTTTTTTAAGTACATTATTCCAGAACCTGCCAGATGTACTATAAACTAAAAAGAATACTTGCCCCTATTGACTTTTCCGCACAGGACGAGCAAATTATCACCTTCCTTTCTGCCATTGCCCGTATGGTTGACGTCGAGGAAATATTTTTCCTGCACGTCATTCCACAAGATCATTGGACTAAAGAGCCTGGCTATAGCACTGGCCAAAGCATTGAAGAACTCCTTGAAAGTAAATTCGCAACAGGTGTTGCCGAACACTTCAAAGATCACCCTACGCAAATACACTTTAGAATAAAACATGGAAGCAAAGCGGAAACCATTGTTACTTATGCTAAAAATAAAATGATCGACCTGATCGCCATTGGAAAAAAACGCTTCCGACCTGACCCCTCCCCTAAACCCGTTCCTGAGGAAGCACTGAAATACAGCCATCCAATAGAATTCTTGACCTCCTCGCCCATTGTCGAAAAAGAAAGCAGTGGCTATCTTGTGCGTAAAGTCGCCAACATGTCCCCCTGTTCCATGCTCATTATTCCCGAAAACCTACCTGCGACTATTTCTCACGTGATTGTGCCCGTGGATTTTAATGATGCCTCAAAAGTGGCCATGGAGAAAGCCTATGAGATTTCATTTCAGTCTGCTAACAACCCAAAGATTGACTGCCTGCACGTTTTCAGTGCTCCTATCAATGGTTTTCATACAGGAATGAACTATAAAGACTGGATAGATTCTATTGCCGAGGGACGGCGTCGAGCATTTGAGGATTTTTTCAAAAAGACAAGAATCCCTGAAAGGTCGGCCGTGAATTGCAAGTTTATTCACGACCCTGAGGGGGACTCGGCAAAAGTGATTGCTCGCTATGCGCAACAAATCAAAGCTTCTGCTATTTGCATAGGAACGGAAGGCCGCTCCTTTTTGGCAAGCCTGATTCTCGGCGATGTCGCCGAACGATTATTGGCCTACGAACTCCGCCAGCCATTATTTATTATTAAAGACCGAACAAAAAATATCGGTTTCTTCGATGCACTCTTCAAACTGTAATCGAATGGCAACTTAAGCACACAAAAAATAACTTCAATCAATTTATGCTCGCAAAGGTTTTGCGGGCATGGTTGATTTCCAGAATTTTTTAAATTCCACATAAGGCCTTAACTCTTCGCCAGCTTCCACGCCTTTATTTGAATTGATCGGAAAACCAGAACGGTCATACTGTTGTTCTTGCTTGATTTTCTTCCACTCCGTTTTTTCTTTTTTCTTCTTTTTTCTTTTTGACTTTCGCTCATCAACACCAATGCCGAATACCGCACCCGTGGAAAAGAGCATCACAAAAATCAATACTGCGGTGCTTTGTAATTTTTTTCGCATACCTATGGTTTAATAATAAATTTGATTGATTACTAAACAATAACTTACTGAAGTAAGGTTTGGTTCACCTTTCGCTCATAATCCCTTGCCAACAGAAGATAAGTCGGACAAAAGCACGAATTAATGATCTTTTGTAATTTGCAAATCGTAAAATTTGGATAAACTATCCTATTTTTGGAATCATTCCCAAATTGAATATTTAGACATGACAAATAACCCACTTTTAGTAGCGCATTTCGAGCACCCTTTAGAAGCGATCCCATTTGATCAGATTAAAGAGGAACATTTCTTGCCTGCGCTTGAGGAGGCCATCCGTCAGGGAAAGGCCGACATCGAGATGATCAAAACGCAAAAAGAAACGCCTTCCTTTGAGAACACCATCGTAGCACTGGATCAGGCAGGGAAATTGGTAGGCCGAGTCTCATCGATCTTTTTCAATCTGAATTCCGCAGAAACCAATGAGGAAATTCAAAAGATAGCACAGGAGTTTGCTCCCAAGCTGACCGTTTACAGCAATGAGATTTCCATGGACGAAGCCTTATTTGAAAAAGTAAAGCAGGTGCATGACCATACCGATAAATCATCGCTTACTGCTGAACAGCAAACCTTATTAGAGAAAACATATAAAAGCTTTGTCCGAAATGGTGCCCTCTTGTCCAAAGAGGACAAATCACGCTTAACGGTCATCAATACGGAGCTTTCTAAGGCTTCCCTGGAATTTGGAGAAAATGTATTGGCTGAAACCAATAAATATGTCAAATTCATTGACAACAAAGAAGCCTTGACTGGACTCCCAGAATTCGCCTTGGAAGCTGCTGCGGAAGAGGCCAAACAAAAGGGCAAGGAAGGCCAATATGCACTCACCCTGCAATACCCTTCTTACATTCCTTTGATGACCTATGCCGACAATAGAGAATTGCGAGAAGAGCTCTTTATGGCTTCAGGTCAAAAAGCATTCAAGGGTGATGAACTCGACAATCAGGAAATCATCAAAAAGATTGTGCGCCTTCGCCACGAGAAAGCACAGATTTTGGGCTATGCCACCCATGCTGACCTGACCCTCGAAGAAAGAATGGCGGGCACACCGCAAACAGTAACCGCTTTCTTACAGGATTTAATGGAAAAGGCCAAACCTGTTGCGGAAGAGCAGGTCGCTGAGGTGCGTGCCTTTGCGCAGAAAAATGGATTGGAAGGCGACCTTCAGCGGTGGGATTGGGCGTATTACGCCGAGAAATTGAAAAAGGAAAAATTCGCCATTGATGATGAGGTATTGAAGCCTTATTTCTCTTTGGAGAAGGTAGTCAATGGCGTTTTTGAAACGGCCAAACGCTTGTATGGCATCACTTTCAGCGAACGAAAAGACATCCCCGTGTATCATGAAGAGGTTACCGCTTATGAGGTGAAAAATCTCGACGGCAGCTATGTCGGTTTGTTCTATGCGGACTTTTTCCCACGACAAGGAAAACGAAATGGTGCTTGGATGACCTCTTACCGAGATCAATCGAATGTAAATAGTCAGCAGCAACGTCCACATATCTCGATTGTCTGTAACTTCACCAAACCAACGGCCACCAAGCCAAGCCTGCTGACGTTCAACGAGGTCACCACCCTCTTTCATGAGTTTGGCCATGCGCTACACGGCTTACTGGCCAACACGACCTACAGCACCCTTTCTGGCACGAGTGTTTACTGGGACTTTGTGGAGCTTCCGAGTCAGGTGATGGAAAACTGGGCTTATGAGAAAGAATGTCTGGACTTGTTTGCTCAGCATTATGAAACGGGGGAGAATATCCCTATGGAATTAATTCAGAAAATTAAAGATTCGGCCAACTTCCTTGAGGGATATCAGACCATGCGACAGATCAGCTTCGGGCTCCTCGATATGGCCTGGCACGGTACTGTTCCCAATGAGGACACGAAGGTGGCTGATTTTGAAGGAACGGCCATGGCTGCTACGGAATTATTCCCAAAGGTCGAAGGCACCTGCATGAGTACCGCCTTCAGCCACATTTTCCAGGGAGGATATTCGGCAGGTTACTATTCGTATAAATGGGCAGAAATTCTGGATGCTGATGCATTTGAAGCCTTCAAAGAAAAAGGGCTTTTCGATACTGAAACTGCTCAGGCGTTCAAAGAGCATGTGCTTTCTAAAGGTGGCAGCGAACACCCGATGATCCTGTACAAAAGGTTCCGAGGACATGAACCCAAGACTGATGCATTATTAAAACGGGCAGGATTAGCGAAAGCTTAGTGCGTGTTGAATACCATCGGCCTACTATACAAAAAGCCACCGTTGAAAAACGGTGGCTTTTTTTGGGGAAGCTTCAGCTCCTTCCCCCTATATCCTTAGTCGGTTGGTCGTCAATTTTAATAAAACAGCTCTTCCTTATAGAATGCTGGACAAGGCAGTGATTTATAATTATCACGGTTTCTTTTCAGTGGGTGTCGCTTGATCAAAATTTTGATGGATACCTCATGGGCACCACCGAAACTTTTACTTCCCGTACCTCCGAGCCCGAAATCGAAACTGTAGCCGAACTCAAAAATATCATAAGTCAAGCCCATCGTCATGACAAGTGCCTGATTATTACTTACTGCTTCAGGATAAAAAGGAATCGGCACCCCACGGTACCACATCCCGATCGTTACTGGGTAATGGTAATATTTTATCCCTGCGGAAAGGGTTTCAAAATCCCCCTGACGCTCATAAATCATACTTGGTGACACTGCCAGGCTCCGAAGCTTGGAGTTGAAAACGTTTTCCTTAATCTTGAAATTCCCTCCTACGGCAAAAGTGTAACGGATAGGTATGGAACTGATTCCCGACTCCTGAAAAGATAAAGTGGGACGCGCCAAATGATAAACGGCACCTGAGAACCACAAATTCCGAGTGTAAACCACTACGCCAGTATTCACATCGAAGCTGTTGTAGGTACCAAGGTTATTCTTAATGTCGGGAGGAATAGGATAAGTACCTTCCCCATCCACAAATATCAGCTTATCCATGTCCAAACTTCGGGAACCCGCAACAAACGAGACACCTGGGCGGATAATCAGCTTATTCTGAATCCGCAACATATAGGAGTACATAAAATTCATTTGGTTGGTGGCCAGGTTAGCCGTACCGATACGGTCTGAAGTAGCCATAATACCGAAACCACTATTCAGTTTCCTGACATTATAATCCCACGAAACGGCATGGGTTTGCACCGCCTGTGGTAGTTGCGGCCACTGCACACGGTTGTTCATCGTTACCCTGTGGTAAGGAGTCGCGCCAACAAAGGCAGGGTTTATATAAAAAGGGGCATTATAGAACTGAGAAAACAGAAAATCCTGCGCTTGAAGTTTTTGGCAGCATAGTGCACTCAGCAAAATAATAATGATTGTACATTTTTGCCTCATAGGTTGATATTTGTGACCAGAACAAGCGTAAGATTACGGCTATTTTGTCCTGATTTATTTATTAATATAAAAGAATATCCTTTGCTCCAACGGCCTGAACCGAATAAAAAGGGCTTAAAACATCTTTCAAAAACACGAAATTTAACAGCAAAACCAATAGCCCAATAGGACTAAATCACAAGCTATCAGTTCAAAGCACTTTATTTTGTAACGACAAAGCACTCGGTTTTGCATTATAATTCATTTAAAAAGTAATTGCTTAAAATGGCATATCCTTACAGGAATAACCGATTTCGTAAATCAACAGTAACACAACAAATGTAAAAATCTTTCCCTACTTTTGTGCCTATTATCATAATATTATAAGATAAATCATATAGATTTTTAGCAATAGCCCGCAATTTTAATGGCATTGAAAAAAGGTAACCCTACTAAAGGTACTATTCTTCATCATTTTACAACATAAAAAAAGCCAAACGCAAAAGTGCATTTGGCTTTCTAATGTATTTATTGGGTGCTTACTTT is a window from the Persicobacter psychrovividus genome containing:
- the serA gene encoding phosphoglycerate dehydrogenase, with the protein product METEHNFIIDFDSTFIKVESLDYMAEKAFAREDESEAAHLSQQFRAITDQGMSAEITFEESINKRLNFLKGDRKLVAETVEELKGLVTESFRANRKFLEDHADKIFIVSNGFIDLIAPVVAEYGIPESNIYANRFIYGPEDRIIGMNKENPLSKNQGKVKVTKALSLEGFVYVIGDGYTDYEIKEAGLATKFYAFTGNVSREKVTAVADHIAPSLDEVLFDLGIEGAVSYPKSRIKILLLENVHKSAEERLRDEGFDVETYAAAMDEDMLIERIKGVSIVGLRSKTQLTRRVIEAADRLVAVGAFCIGTNQIDLPACTEKGIAVFNAPYSNTRSVVELALGQIIMLMRNVFDASMSMHSGKWSKTAEGCFEIRGKKLGIIGYGNIGAQLSILAEAAGMDVYYYDLEEKLPLGNVTKCETLEELLRLSDVVSLHVDGRPDNKNVFGEKQFSIMKDGVVFLNLSRGHVVDVNALKKYIDNGKILGAAVDVFPTEPRSNKDPFESILIGCRNTILTSHIGGSTLEAQQNIAAFVPSKLINYINAGETLNSVNFPEIKLSKIDGAHRLMHIHRNVPGILANINQVFAKHKCNILGQSLKTNESIGYLITAIDKQYDAEVVEDLKNIPDTISFRVLY
- the gmd gene encoding GDP-mannose 4,6-dehydratase, coding for MKKALITGITGQDGAYLAELLLEKGYEVHGIKRRSSLFNTNRIDHLYQDLHQKNVRLKLHYGDLTDSMNLTRIIQEVQPDEIYNLGAMSHVKVSFDTPEYTANADGTGTLRILEAIRLLGLEKKTRFYQASTSELYGMVQEIPQRETTPFYPRSPYAVAKLYGYWITVNYREAYGMYACNGILFNHESPLRGETFVTRKITRGACKIALGLEDTIFLGNLDAKRDWGHAKDYVRAMWLMLQQDEAEDFVVATGKTTTVREFIQKTFAELKIEIAFEGEGINEVGKVVQCNGEYQLEKGATVVQVDPKYFRPTEVELLIGDPSKAIDKLGWTLEYDLDGLVKDMVSNDLEVFKRDQFLENGGHKVYRQYE
- a CDS encoding universal stress protein; protein product: MYYKLKRILAPIDFSAQDEQIITFLSAIARMVDVEEIFFLHVIPQDHWTKEPGYSTGQSIEELLESKFATGVAEHFKDHPTQIHFRIKHGSKAETIVTYAKNKMIDLIAIGKKRFRPDPSPKPVPEEALKYSHPIEFLTSSPIVEKESSGYLVRKVANMSPCSMLIIPENLPATISHVIVPVDFNDASKVAMEKAYEISFQSANNPKIDCLHVFSAPINGFHTGMNYKDWIDSIAEGRRRAFEDFFKKTRIPERSAVNCKFIHDPEGDSAKVIARYAQQIKASAICIGTEGRSFLASLILGDVAERLLAYELRQPLFIIKDRTKNIGFFDALFKL
- a CDS encoding M3 family metallopeptidase, whose amino-acid sequence is MTNNPLLVAHFEHPLEAIPFDQIKEEHFLPALEEAIRQGKADIEMIKTQKETPSFENTIVALDQAGKLVGRVSSIFFNLNSAETNEEIQKIAQEFAPKLTVYSNEISMDEALFEKVKQVHDHTDKSSLTAEQQTLLEKTYKSFVRNGALLSKEDKSRLTVINTELSKASLEFGENVLAETNKYVKFIDNKEALTGLPEFALEAAAEEAKQKGKEGQYALTLQYPSYIPLMTYADNRELREELFMASGQKAFKGDELDNQEIIKKIVRLRHEKAQILGYATHADLTLEERMAGTPQTVTAFLQDLMEKAKPVAEEQVAEVRAFAQKNGLEGDLQRWDWAYYAEKLKKEKFAIDDEVLKPYFSLEKVVNGVFETAKRLYGITFSERKDIPVYHEEVTAYEVKNLDGSYVGLFYADFFPRQGKRNGAWMTSYRDQSNVNSQQQRPHISIVCNFTKPTATKPSLLTFNEVTTLFHEFGHALHGLLANTTYSTLSGTSVYWDFVELPSQVMENWAYEKECLDLFAQHYETGENIPMELIQKIKDSANFLEGYQTMRQISFGLLDMAWHGTVPNEDTKVADFEGTAMAATELFPKVEGTCMSTAFSHIFQGGYSAGYYSYKWAEILDADAFEAFKEKGLFDTETAQAFKEHVLSKGGSEHPMILYKRFRGHEPKTDALLKRAGLAKA
- a CDS encoding PorP/SprF family type IX secretion system membrane protein → MRQKCTIIIILLSALCCQKLQAQDFLFSQFYNAPFYINPAFVGATPYHRVTMNNRVQWPQLPQAVQTHAVSWDYNVRKLNSGFGIMATSDRIGTANLATNQMNFMYSYMLRIQNKLIIRPGVSFVAGSRSLDMDKLIFVDGEGTYPIPPDIKNNLGTYNSFDVNTGVVVYTRNLWFSGAVYHLARPTLSFQESGISSIPIRYTFAVGGNFKIKENVFNSKLRSLAVSPSMIYERQGDFETLSAGIKYYHYPVTIGMWYRGVPIPFYPEAVSNNQALVMTMGLTYDIFEFGYSFDFGLGGTGSKSFGGAHEVSIKILIKRHPLKRNRDNYKSLPCPAFYKEELFY